One genomic region from Phycodurus eques isolate BA_2022a chromosome 16, UOR_Pequ_1.1, whole genome shotgun sequence encodes:
- the LOC133414770 gene encoding LOW QUALITY PROTEIN: ras-interacting protein 1-like (The sequence of the model RefSeq protein was modified relative to this genomic sequence to represent the inferred CDS: inserted 2 bases in 1 codon; deleted 2 bases in 2 codons), producing the protein MISEERSLHGGNKQSAVVGLLIRSPKRRLAQLGRKASNGSNGSTGTDRSAESSGVRQPAKSKIRRHNNNNNNKRLSGVFNRSPDLGRGGPSTQDDPAELSCRLSVPGILKIFGGDICQGANYKSVLATTQSGAKELLKEALGRYSLAKEDASAYVLCDVIGRTGAGGPWRRECFRVVGDHEKPLVLQSLWKPKEGFSRRFEIQLRVRVEEQSLKERDTVTAGINAQARKLQRNRSRATSLFMEKSDADGTDFWRSLSEMDLSAVGKEARRLRRIGDRDRDRDRDXRDALRLDVQEKEETESSDDNATQYSIHPPFDFPYFLLLQGYNHRQDFVIYLLSGSSTVLGRCGEHRAGEDEERLKVDILLFAPDVLPRHCRVRRLDSAAAIQPLHGAPVTKNGAVLKEETRLRPGDVVGLGEHYLFMFKDPTGAAAAGPLQTETPPRMSRLCPDAAAETPPACQSRGRRPAVTAGDVAEDERATLSYGLELEDEVLREITDMSESGGAGPKLTAAFLLSLCIQHSAATRDLKHFRRLLLNIAARVQKAVWDKTKELASMQTDGLPLRTQDLISGLRPLAAWMANAIELLLFIQRRIPQLMAARRDRRKPGLMDKEEVASTRDACEEAMTVLEEVIMFTFQQSVYYLTKSMYSALPAVLDGNPFSESGHLRVPDGLSGVLEVLKEALQLFTSFQVHADICLQLCAYLFFFINASLFNALMERGSVAGFYRWSRGVQMRANLDLMMDWLQSIGLADVAADFFQKLSAAVDLLATPKETLLQASWTSLKCEFSALNAAQLQHMLSRYSTGKNRPGGWTPGPEHADAACRTADILESFDQHPPLILPSRSFFLEEAHQDPTLLEQLAHLQQAIRQKSHGEHLNPQEECDLASARNRLASEDNERTITRINVFPFQMVSEERTSASSASSSPERPPTSYPQSPAAESASEPSVGEEVPTRELNGAEIRSFLPGRGRRDACDQSVPPDPSCLLTPPDTPQGDMEAQVHHNNKESDGGRVVDKEEEEKCDDDVFTVEIHRGPRGLGLALVDGTKTSLRMSGIYVKSLVPDSPAARCRRLKTGDRILAVNGVSLVGLDYSVGREAIRSSGDSLRLLVANMDANKSSQTTKC; encoded by the exons ATGATTAGCGAGGAGAGAAGCCTGCACGGCGGTAATAAGCAGTCGGCCGTGGTGGGCTTGCTGATCCGCTCCCCCAAGAGGAGACTCGCCCAGCTCGGCCGGAAAGCCAGCAATGG GTCCAACGGTTCGACCGGCACGGACCGCTCGGCCGAGAGCTCGGGCGTCCGGCAGCCTGCCAAGTCCAAAATCCGgcgtcacaacaacaacaacaacaacaagcgtcTGTCGGGCGTGTTTAACCGCAGCCCCGACCTAGGCCGCGGCGGACCCTCCACGCAGGACGACCCGGCCGAGTTGTCCTGCCGG CTGTCGGTGCCCGGCATTCTCAAGATCTTCGGCGGCGACATCTGCCAGGGAGCCAACTACAAGAGCGTCCTGGCCACGACGCAATCCGGCGCCAAGGAGCTCCTCAAAGAAGCTCTGGGCAG GTACAGTCTGGCGAAAGAGGACGCCAGCGCCTACGTGCTGTGCGACGTGATCGGCCGGACCGGCGCGGGCGGCCCGTGGCGGCGGGAATGTTTCCGCGTGGTGGGCGACCACGAGAAGCCGCTGGTGCTGCAGTCGCTGTGGAAACCCAAAGAAGGATTCTCACGGCGCTTCGAGATTCAGCTGAGGGTCCGCGTGGAGGAGCAGAGCCTCAAGGAGCGAGACACGGTCACAGCGG GCATCAACGCTCAGGCGCGGAAGCTTCAGAGGAACCGCTCCAGAGCTACGTCGCTGTTCATGGAGAAGAGCGACGCGGACGGGACGGACTTCTGGAGGAGCCTGAGCGAGATGGACCTGAGCGCCGTGGGCAAAGAGGCCCGT AGGCTGCGCCGCATCGGGGACCGGGACCGGGACCGGGACCGGGA AAGGGACGCCCTGAGGCTAGACGTGCAGGAGAAGGAGGAGACGGAGAGCAGCGATGACAACGCCACGCAGTACTCCATACATCCGCCCTTTGACTTCCCCTACTTCCTGCTTCTGCAGGGATACAACCACCGACAG gaTTTCGTCATCTACCTGCTCAGCGGGAGCAGCACAGTGTTGGGCCGCTGCGGCGAGCACCGCGCCGGCGAGGACGAGGAGCGTCTGAAGGTGGACATCCTGCTGTTCGCCCCCGACGTCCTCCCCCGTCACTGCCGCGTGCGCCGTCTGGACTCGGCCGCCGCGATCCAGCCGCTCCACGGCGCCCCCGTCACCAAGAACGGGGCGGTGCTGAAGGAGGAGACGCGGCTGCGCCCTGGTGACGTGGTGGGCTTGGGCGAGCACTACCTGTTCATGTTCAAGGACCCCACcggtgcggcggcggcgggaccCCTGCAGACCGAG ACGCCTCCCCGGATGAGCCGACTTTGTCCCGACGCCGCCGCGGAGACGCCGCCCGCCTGTCAATCGCGCGGCCGCCGTCCCGCCGTCACCGCGGGCGACGTAGCAGAAGACGAGCGGGCGACGCTAAGCTACGGTCTGGAGCTGGAGGACGAGGTCCTGCGGGAGATCACGGACATGTCGGAGTCCGGCGGCGCCGGGCCCAAGCTGACGGCCGCCTTCCTGCTCAGCCTCTGCATTCAACACTCGGCCGCCACGCGCGACCTCAAGCACTTCAGACGCCTCTTGCTAAACATCGCGGCGCGCGTACAGAAAGCTGTCTGG GACAAGACAAAGGAGCTCGCGTCAATGCAGACAGACGG CCTCCCGCTGCGGACGCAAGATCTGATCTCGGGTCTGCGTCCCCTGGCCGCGTGGATGGCCAACGCCATCGAGCTTCTGCTCTTCATCCAGCGGCGCATCCCTCAGCTGATGGCCGCCAGGAGGGACCGCCGAAAGCCAG GTCTGATGGACAAAGAGGAGGTGGCGTCCACTCGTGACGCCTGCGAGGAGGCCATGACGGTGCTGGAGGAGGTCATCATGTTCACCTTCCAGCAGTCTGTCTACTACCTCACTAag AGCATGTACTCGGCTCTGCCGGCCGTGCTGGACGGCAACCCGTTCTCAGAGAGCGGGCACCTGCGCGTGCCGGACGGTCTGAGCGGCGTCCTGGAGGTCCTGAAGGAGGCCCTGCAGCTCTTCACCTCCTTCCAGGTGCACGCCGACATCTGCCTGCAGCTGTGCGCgtacctcttcttcttcatcaacGCTTCGCTCTTCAACGCGCTCATGGAGAGAG GCTCGGTGGCCGGCTTCTACCGGTGGTCCCGAGGGGTCCAGATGCGCGCCAACCTGGACCTGATGATGGACTGGCTCCAGAGCATCGGTTTGGCCGACGTGGCCGCGGACTTCTTCCAGAAACTCTCGGCGGCCGTCGACCTGCTAGCCACGCCCAAAGAAACGCTGCTGCAG GCGTCGTGGACTTCCCTGAAATGTGAGTTTTCCGCCTTAAACGCGGCGCAGCTGCAACACATGCTGAGCCGGTACAGCACCGGCAAGAACCGACCCGGAGGCTGGACTCCTGGACCGGAACACGCGGACGCCGCCTGCAGGACGG CGGACATTTTGGAGAGTTTTGACCAGCACCCACCACTCATCCTACCGAGCAGGAGCTTCTTTTTGGAAGAAGCCCACCAGGACCCCACCCTCCTGGAGCAGCTGGCCCACCTACAGCAGGCCATCAGACAGAAGTCCCACGGGGAACATCTCAACCCACAGGAGGAG TGCGACCTCGCTAGTGCACGGAATCGTCTTGCTAGTGAGGACAACGAGCGGACTATCACGCGGATAAACGTCTTTCCTTTTCAGATGGTATCTGAGGAGCGTACGTCAGCGTCTTCCGCAAGCTCGTCCCCCGAGCGCCCCCCGACCTCGTACCCGCAGAGCCCGGCGGCAGAGTCCGCCAGCGAGCCGAGCGTCGGCGAGGAGGTTCCGACCCGCGAGCTGAACGGCGCGGAGATCCGCAGCTTCCTGCCGGGACGCGGCCGGCGGGACGCGTGCGACCAGAGCGTTCCTCCGGACCCCTCCTGCCTGCTCACGCCCCCCGACACCCCCCAGGGAGACATGGAGGCCCAGGTTCACCACAATAACAAAG aATCAGATGGTGGACGTGTTGTcgataaagaagaagaagaaaagtgtgACGACGACGTGTTCACAGTGGAGATACACCGAGGTCCTCGCGGTCTCGGCTTGGCATTGGTGGACGGCACG AAGACATCGCTGAGGATGAGCGGAATCTACGTCAAGTCGCTTGTTCCCGACTCGCCCGCCGCTCGGTGCCGACGCCTCAAGACGGGAGATCGAATCCTCGCCGTCAACGGTGTCAGTCTGGTCGGATTGGATTACAGCGT TGGCAGGGAAGCGATCCGCTCTTCGGGCGACTCGCTGAGGCTGCTGGTGGCCAACATGGACGCCAACAAGAGCTCGCAGACGACCAAATGTTGA
- the LOC133414772 gene encoding uncharacterized protein LOC133414772, with translation MEAVPSEPSVMAVDLSKSFSAAPRTRNHHAPASDLAAKPEWYRRHPAGLHIDSSYRSGSYDGGAGMEPSYMSAALPTGVYRDGDLWCPSFYQADASREDDSDSGSDVIVLLAAAKEPLLCASFVADGVRPIAQPLSPPPSSPGCCERAQNLTSQSSDTSSEEEEEEDEVEESESSADIPPHHARPIVLLANLSADHTDASHFDTARFARTCGTRSDPAGRVLSHTDMSSDDSDVIEVPVTRKRPTFPPNRSQDKTAAVECKRSNRIRASSKQAPLPTWPVRYRLARSVKKDTVGVYYENCDSDDTVGYASDDDASRCHTKSESDDSCQRRARNKSHDDGRRPTTDKSDNVRQCHKAGETDDAHRRHAADKSDNSHQRLAANRTGKVQHHVSESDDARQRHATNKSDHSHQHRGANKSDNSHRRRATNKSADAQISSTKQKLSSSAKRAVKRQRRKRRAWCPPSSLFSPPEPEIKLKCTAAKEPTKKKKKTSDVFCPFVRVRQRANAQRNEVTVVNRQDHQDVMHDKQSAARSSSGVIPKTSCFRLGRLTDFSTGSDATQPLCCLCGHVANANGLGDLHGPYLPMSHSLAKLSDSRDTDTALPNLRRHLDERWVHSDCSVWSSQVFLVRGNLYGLEEAEQLARATMCCWCQRSGAIMGCSHKGCTGYFHYTCSLFSGCALNEDNLSLRCSQHNMTKCQQLQRQGHTQRKSWRAARRRVR, from the exons ATGGAGGCGGTCCCGTCTGAGCCGTCCGTCATGGCGGTGGACCTATCCAAGAGCTTCTCTGCCGCGCCCAGGACCAGGAACCACCACGCCCCCGCATCGGACCTCGCTGCCAAGCCCGAGTGGTACCGCAGACATCCGGCCGGCTTGCACATCGACTCGTCGTATAGATCCGGAAGCTACGACGGGGGCGCTGGCATGGAGCCGAGCTACATGAGCGCCGCGCTCCCGACCGGCGTGTACCGCGACGGCGACCTGTGGTGTCCCTCTTTCTACCAGGCTGACGCCAGCCGCGAGGACGACAGCGACAGCGGCTCTGATGTCATCGTGCTGCTGGCGGCCGCCAAGGAGCCGCTGCTCTGCGCCTCCTTCGTGGCGGACGGCGTGCGGCCCATCGCGCAGCCGTTGTCGCCCCCGCCGTCCTCGCCGGGATGCTGTGAGCGGGCGCAGAATCTCACCTCGCAGAGCAGCGACACGTCAtcggaggaggaagaagaggaggatgaagtcGAGGAGTCGGAAAGCTCAGCGGACATCCCGCCGCATCACGCCAGACCCATCGTGCTCCTGGCAAACCTCAGTGCTGACCACACCGACGCCAGCCACTTTGACACTGCCCGGTTCGCCCGCACCTGCGGCACCCGCTCCGACCCCGCCGGCCGCGTGCTCTCGCACACGGACATGTCGAGCGACGACAGCGATGTGATAGAAGTTCCCGTCACCCGGAAGAGACCAACGTTTCCTCCAAATAGAAGTCAGGACAAAACTGCGGCAGTCGAATGCAAGCGCAGCAACAGAATCAGGGCATCCTCTAAGCAGGCGCCCCTGCCCACCTGGCCCGTTCGGTACCGTCTCGCAAGAAGCGTAAAGAAAGATACGGTGGGCGTTTACTACGAAAACTGCGACTCCGACGACACCGTTGGGTATGCGAGCGATGACGACGCTAGTCGATGCCACACCAAAAGCGAATCGGACGACTCGTGCCAACGCCGCGCCCGCAACAAATCTCACGATGATGGCCGACGTCCCACCACTGACAAATCTGATAACGTTCGTCAATGCCACAAAGCCGGAGAAACCGATGATGCTCACCGACGTCATGCCGCTGACAAATCGGACAACTCTCACCAGCGCCTCGCCGCCAACAGAACTGGCAAGGTTCAACACCACGTCAGCGAATCAGATGATGCTCGTCAACGCCACGCCACAAATAAATCTGATCATTCTCACCAACATCGTGGCGCTAACAAATCAGACAACTCTCACCGGCGCCGCGCCACCAACAAATCAGCCGACGCTCAAATAAGTTCAACGAAGCAAAAGTTGTCATCATCCGCCAAAAGAGCGGTGAAGAGGCAACGGCGGAAACGTAGAGCGTGGTGTCCGCCATCGTCTCTTTTCTCGCCGCCGGAGCCTGAAATCAAATTGAAGTGCACCGCCGCGAAagaaccaacgaagaagaagaagaaaacgtcGGACGTGTTTTGTCCATTTGTGCGAGTTCGGCAGCGCGCGAATGCGCAGCGGAATGAGGTCACGGTGGTCAACCGTCAGGACCACCAGGACGTCATGCACGATAAACAAAGCGCCGCCCGCTCTTCTTCCGGGGTCATCCCCAAGACCTCGTGTTTTCGTCTGGGTCGGCTCACCGATTTCAGCACCGGCTCCGACGCCACGCAACCGCTGTGCTGCCTGTGCGGTCACGTGGCCAACGCCAACGGACTGGGCGACCTTCACGGGCCGTACCTTCCCATGTCGCATTCGCTCGCCAAGTTATCGGACTCTCGTGACACTGACACGGCGCTCCCGAATTTGCGGCGCCACCTTGACGAGCGCTGGGTCCACTCGGACTGCAGCGTGTGGAGCAGCCAAGTCTTCCTGGTCCGAGGAAACCTGTACGGCCTGGAGGAGGCGGAACAGCTGGCGCGCGCCACG ATGTGCTGTTGGTGTCAGCGATCAGGTGCTATTATGGGATGTTCACACAAAGGATGCACTGGATATTTCCACTACACGTGCTCGCTATTCTCAG GTTGCGCGCTAAACGAGGACAACTTGTCGCTGCGATGTTCACAACATAACATGACCAAGTGTCAACAACTACAACGTCAAGGACAcacacag AGGAAAAGTTGGCGAGCGGCACGGCGTCGCGTCAGGTGA